A genomic window from Gammaproteobacteria bacterium includes:
- the rpmA gene encoding 50S ribosomal protein L27 — MAHKKAGGSTRNGRDSQAKRLGVKHFGGEAVKAGNIIVRQRGTQYRVGENVGLGRDHTLFAKVNGHVEFTTRGHKARTYVNVRPA, encoded by the coding sequence ATGGCACACAAGAAGGCAGGCGGCAGCACGCGCAACGGCCGCGACTCCCAGGCAAAACGGCTGGGTGTGAAGCATTTCGGCGGCGAGGCCGTGAAGGCCGGCAACATCATCGTGCGCCAGCGCGGCACGCAATACCGGGTCGGCGAGAACGTCGGCCTCGGCCGCGATCACACGCTGTTCGCCAAGGTAAACGGCCACGTCGAGTTCACGACACGCGGACACAAGGCCCGTACTTATGTGAATGTCCGTCCGGCCTGA
- the rplU gene encoding 50S ribosomal protein L21, translating to MYAVIKTGGKQYKVAEGDTLKVELLPAEAGASVDIGEVLMIVDGDKVAVGAPVIAGAKVSAKVVSHGRGKKIRVIKFRRRKHYRKQMGHRQHYTTLQITKIQAGG from the coding sequence ATGTACGCGGTGATTAAAACGGGCGGCAAACAGTACAAGGTCGCCGAGGGCGATACCCTGAAGGTGGAATTGCTGCCCGCCGAGGCGGGCGCCAGCGTCGACATCGGCGAGGTGCTGATGATCGTCGACGGCGACAAGGTGGCGGTGGGCGCGCCGGTTATTGCGGGCGCCAAGGTGTCCGCCAAGGTCGTGAGCCATGGCCGCGGCAAGAAGATCCGCGTCATCAAGTTCCGCCGCCGCAAGCATTACCGCAAGCAGATGGGCCACCGGCAGCACTACACCACGCTGCAGATCACCAAGATTCAGGCCGGCGGGTAA
- a CDS encoding class I SAM-dependent methyltransferase: MQIPANILYLERRHPGLLSLLAAVADYFHRPYEEFGLNVATIVEKMGVERISVSCRELEACGILPNLKISGDRQTAALWRWPLFSGILYDIVGFAPPDAINVCDWLPPPIRSEADHHDRETRLQTATAYWQRALCLTFPELYLNPFLPQDGKKELLGCDLGCGWGRASLSLRDYVNRHLVGCDYGADDLRRLTGFADRAGIAEHVSVHRGNVTRLPYADGAFDFFLVFDVFEHLSDASLHACMSEMLRCAREGTIMYAEIPLHDFCPAVTHIQDFSLERVVKLFESHQAHHRSFRLVHHLEILPSHFTFRIERRAPAAP, from the coding sequence ATGCAGATACCGGCGAATATTCTTTATCTTGAACGCCGGCATCCGGGCCTGCTCTCTCTGTTGGCAGCCGTTGCCGATTATTTCCACCGCCCCTACGAGGAGTTTGGTTTAAATGTCGCCACTATTGTCGAAAAGATGGGGGTTGAGCGCATCTCTGTTTCCTGTCGGGAGCTTGAAGCTTGTGGTATCCTCCCAAATTTGAAGATCAGTGGCGATAGGCAGACGGCCGCGCTGTGGCGCTGGCCGCTGTTCAGCGGCATTCTGTACGATATCGTCGGTTTTGCCCCGCCGGATGCAATCAATGTATGTGACTGGCTCCCCCCGCCAATCCGCAGCGAAGCCGATCATCATGACCGCGAAACGCGGCTGCAAACGGCCACCGCATACTGGCAACGCGCACTGTGCCTGACATTCCCCGAGCTCTATCTGAACCCTTTTCTGCCACAGGATGGAAAAAAGGAACTGCTGGGCTGCGATCTCGGCTGCGGCTGGGGTCGTGCGTCACTGAGCCTGCGCGATTACGTGAACAGGCATCTCGTCGGCTGCGATTACGGTGCCGATGACCTGCGGCGGCTGACGGGATTCGCGGACCGCGCGGGGATCGCGGAGCATGTCAGCGTTCATCGCGGCAATGTCACCCGCCTGCCTTACGCCGATGGCGCGTTTGATTTCTTTCTCGTGTTCGACGTCTTTGAGCATTTGAGCGATGCCTCGCTGCATGCGTGCATGAGCGAGATGCTTCGCTGTGCCAGGGAGGGGACGATTATGTATGCGGAGATCCCGCTGCACGATTTCTGCCCGGCGGTGACACATATCCAGGATTTTTCACTGGAACGGGTCGTGAAGTTATTCGAATCGCACCAGGCCCACCATCGCTCGTTCCGGCTGGTTCATCATCTTGAAATATTGCCGAGCCACTTTACCTTCCGTATCGAGCGGAGGGCGCCGGCAGCGCCATGA
- a CDS encoding polyprenyl synthetase family protein — MAAVNQLIEASLYSEVPLIDKLAHHIINSGGKRLRPAIALLAARACGYRGSQHVTLAAIVEFIHTATLLHDDVVDASELRRGRQTANHLWGNSASVLVGDFLYSRAFQMMVGVNDMRVMSVLADATNTIAAGEVMQLANRRNPDTTREQYFAVITAKTAKLFEAAAQLGAVLTGRGMGVEAALAAYGRHVGIAYQLIDDVLDYSGSPEVCGKNVGDDLAEGKPTLPLLHALWHSKPAQAQTLRTAIKQGGRENIAAITAAIESTGAIAHAAGLARTEAQEAVRSLEVLPPSADREALRALAEFTVNRSL; from the coding sequence ATGGCCGCAGTCAACCAGTTGATCGAAGCCTCACTCTATTCCGAGGTGCCGCTCATCGACAAGCTCGCGCACCACATCATCAACAGCGGCGGCAAACGATTGCGGCCGGCCATCGCGCTGCTCGCCGCGCGCGCCTGCGGTTACCGGGGCAGCCAGCATGTCACGCTCGCCGCCATCGTCGAATTCATCCACACCGCGACGCTGCTGCATGATGACGTGGTGGATGCCTCGGAACTGCGGCGCGGGCGGCAGACAGCCAACCACCTGTGGGGCAATTCGGCGTCCGTGCTGGTCGGAGATTTTCTTTATTCACGGGCGTTCCAGATGATGGTCGGCGTCAACGACATGCGCGTCATGTCGGTGCTGGCCGATGCCACCAACACCATCGCCGCCGGCGAGGTCATGCAGCTCGCCAATCGTCGCAACCCGGACACCACGCGCGAACAGTATTTCGCGGTCATCACCGCCAAGACCGCCAAGCTCTTCGAGGCTGCCGCGCAACTCGGCGCCGTGCTGACAGGGCGGGGGATGGGGGTGGAGGCGGCGCTGGCGGCCTATGGCAGGCACGTGGGCATCGCCTATCAGCTCATCGATGACGTGTTGGACTACAGCGGCTCGCCGGAAGTGTGCGGCAAAAACGTTGGCGACGATCTGGCCGAGGGCAAACCCACCCTGCCGCTGCTGCACGCCCTCTGGCACAGCAAGCCTGCGCAGGCGCAGACGTTGCGCACGGCCATCAAGCAGGGTGGACGGGAAAACATCGCGGCCATCACCGCCGCCATCGAATCCACGGGGGCCATCGCCCATGCCGCCGGGCTCGCGCGCACCGAGGCACAGGAGGCGGTGCGATCACTGGAAGTATTGCCGCCTTCCGCGGATCGCGAGGCGCTGCGCGCGCTGGCTGAGTTCACGGTCAATCGCAGTTTGTAG